The proteins below come from a single Cannabis sativa cultivar Pink pepper isolate KNU-18-1 chromosome 3, ASM2916894v1, whole genome shotgun sequence genomic window:
- the LOC115709276 gene encoding uncharacterized protein LOC115709276 → MASLLGVSSATLIVASRGGGGGGSCSSRIAMSMTTEKLGIKIEKNPPESKLTQMGVRNWPKWGCPPSKFPWTYEAKETCYLLQGKVKVTPEGAKECVEIEAGDLVEFPKGMSCTWDVSLTVDKHYKFA, encoded by the exons atggcaAGCTTATTAGGAGTGAGTAGTGCTACCTTAATAGTAGCAAGTCGTGGTGGTGGTGGCGGTGGTAGTTGCAGTTCTCGTATAGCCATGTCTATGACTACAGAAAAATTAGGTATCAAAATCGAAAAGAATCCTCCCGAGTCGAAACTTACACAAATGGGAGTAAGAAATTGGCCCAa ATGGGGTTGTCCTCCAAGCAAATTTCCATGGACATATGAAGCAAAAGAAACATGTTATTTGCTACAAGGGAAAGTTAAGGTGACTCCTGAGGGAGCTAAGGAGTGTGTAGAGATTGAGGCTGGAGATTTGGTGGAATTTCCCAAAGGGATGAGTTGCACTTGGGATGTCTCTCTCACTGTTGACAAACACTACAAATTTGCCTAA